In the genome of Chrysiogenes arsenatis DSM 11915, one region contains:
- a CDS encoding prepilin-type N-terminal cleavage/methylation domain-containing protein yields the protein MARRGFSLIELLVVLALVGVSIGGIGLMFANTPESLSVEERFEQQLTELLLQAQATARQQDRPVPLRYDSKEVSIVAVLGEGKVPLPLGWQIVAAVRDTAETVVYPSGMVQSAAFAFRTPARKAYYAYFYPLRAEVVLYAAE from the coding sequence ATGGCAAGACGGGGCTTTAGCTTGATTGAGCTGTTGGTGGTGCTGGCGCTCGTTGGGGTTTCGATCGGTGGGATAGGTTTGATGTTTGCCAATACGCCGGAGTCGCTCAGTGTGGAAGAGCGTTTTGAGCAGCAGCTGACTGAGTTGCTGTTGCAGGCGCAGGCGACGGCTCGTCAGCAGGATCGTCCGGTTCCTTTACGGTATGATTCGAAAGAAGTTAGCATCGTTGCCGTGCTTGGTGAAGGTAAAGTGCCATTACCGCTCGGGTGGCAGATCGTGGCTGCTGTGCGTGATACGGCGGAAACAGTGGTCTATCCCTCTGGTATGGTGCAAAGTGCCGCCTTTGCCTTTCGTACCCCGGCGCGGAAGGCCTACTACGCATATTTTTACCCGTTACGCGCCGAGGTGGTGCTGTATGCGGCGGAATAA
- the dut gene encoding dUTP diphosphatase, with protein MSHPVADPFRHKLEVKIQLMAGGLLPCYAYEGDAGMDCYARLDRDLILTPLPWAASADQGVAQVRQWCIESNINPDEIQIALKFPIPLGFAVELPEGFEAQIRPRSGLSLQGLFCLNSPATIDSGYRGEVHFIAANMDTQPFYIGQGARICQMLILPVPRINLVLSDSLSASQRGTKRFGSSGI; from the coding sequence ATGTCACATCCTGTCGCCGATCCTTTCCGCCACAAACTCGAAGTAAAAATCCAACTGATGGCGGGCGGCCTGCTCCCCTGCTATGCCTACGAAGGCGATGCTGGGATGGACTGCTACGCTCGCCTGGACCGCGACCTGATTCTGACACCACTCCCTTGGGCAGCCAGCGCCGACCAAGGTGTTGCGCAAGTACGGCAATGGTGCATCGAAAGCAACATCAATCCCGACGAAATACAAATCGCGCTGAAATTCCCCATCCCACTCGGCTTTGCCGTTGAGCTTCCCGAGGGCTTTGAGGCACAAATCCGCCCGCGTAGCGGCCTCAGCCTGCAAGGGCTTTTCTGCCTCAACTCTCCCGCCACTATTGATAGCGGTTACCGTGGCGAAGTACACTTTATTGCCGCCAATATGGATACGCAACCGTTCTACATTGGTCAAGGAGCACGCATCTGCCAAATGCTCATCCTCCCCGTACCGCGCATCAATCTTGTTCTCTCCGATTCCCTTTCCGCCTCGCAACGCGGCACCAAGCGTTTTGGTTCCAGCGGCATATAA
- a CDS encoding type II secretion system F family protein has protein sequence MPRFSVVGVDRQGEPIQEVVEAESQRQAVLLLQGRGIRITRVKEERKSRLTRPRYGMRRKTFGLALIYQTFKQLGLLLSSGISLSEALVALEANTSHPSLAETLRKVRMGMEGGESFSQALERHAFFPSVVNRTIRAAEAVGQLPLACNSLSQYYQKRLMFRSQLLASLSYPLVVLAVGMAIVLFLMTSIVPTIVDVLVKAGTVLPAPTRIVMGISHFLQHWGLLVLLCGALMVVVGSFWLKREERRIRVERRLLNFPLAGQLWQQITIARFSFTFHLLLQGSIPVVDALRLACQTVGSPLYRQTVLQIAAQVEEGADLGQLLRQQTIFPPLFSDMLAMGYKAGTLTQMAAWVEEYYGDQVNTRLRSLLGMLEPLMIVFLGVVVGAIVLAVLLPVFEMNQVF, from the coding sequence ATGCCGCGTTTTAGTGTTGTTGGAGTCGATCGCCAAGGCGAGCCGATACAGGAAGTCGTTGAGGCAGAAAGTCAGCGGCAGGCCGTGCTGTTGCTGCAAGGGCGTGGGATTCGCATTACGCGTGTAAAAGAGGAGCGGAAATCGCGTCTGACGCGGCCACGCTACGGTATGCGACGCAAGACTTTTGGTTTAGCGTTGATTTATCAAACATTTAAGCAGCTTGGGCTCTTGTTAAGTAGTGGTATCAGTTTGAGCGAAGCGCTGGTAGCACTTGAAGCGAATACGTCGCATCCGTCATTAGCGGAAACCTTGCGCAAAGTGCGTATGGGGATGGAAGGCGGCGAAAGCTTTTCGCAGGCGTTAGAGCGTCACGCATTCTTTCCCAGCGTGGTTAACCGGACGATACGCGCTGCCGAAGCGGTCGGGCAGCTTCCCTTGGCCTGTAACTCTTTGTCGCAGTATTATCAGAAGCGACTGATGTTTCGTTCTCAACTTTTGGCAAGCCTTTCTTATCCGTTGGTGGTGCTGGCGGTTGGTATGGCGATTGTGTTGTTTTTGATGACCTCTATTGTCCCTACCATTGTCGATGTCCTTGTAAAGGCTGGAACGGTATTGCCTGCCCCCACGCGGATAGTTATGGGCATTTCTCATTTTTTGCAACATTGGGGATTGTTGGTGCTGCTGTGTGGTGCCTTGATGGTGGTGGTAGGATCTTTTTGGTTGAAGCGCGAAGAGCGGCGCATACGGGTTGAACGGCGATTATTGAATTTCCCATTGGCGGGTCAGTTGTGGCAGCAGATTACGATTGCCCGTTTTTCCTTTACGTTTCATTTGTTGTTGCAAGGGAGTATTCCGGTCGTCGATGCGCTCCGTTTAGCGTGTCAAACGGTGGGAAGCCCGCTGTACCGTCAAACGGTTTTGCAGATTGCGGCGCAGGTGGAAGAGGGGGCCGATCTTGGGCAGTTGCTGCGTCAGCAAACGATTTTCCCGCCACTGTTCAGTGATATGTTGGCGATGGGATATAAAGCGGGCACTCTTACGCAGATGGCTGCTTGGGTAGAAGAATATTACGGCGATCAGGTGAATACACGACTGCGCTCTTTGCTGGGCATGCTTGAGCCGTTGATGATTGTTTTTTTGGGCGTAGTTGTGGGAGCTATTGTGCTGGCGGTTTTGTTGCCCGTGTTCGAAATGAATCAGGTTTTCTGA
- a CDS encoding GspE/PulE family protein, with the protein MSPFDAQFRLPGMFLPWEVGEDSRLKVFALDSMDHSALQQHVNYLSYRCAAEVVVFPVSAAELAEREAQLLRQDGSEIGEGEASLGGVGGASDDFRVEDLLAASANDAPVIQFVGKLLQRALDQQASDIHIEPYREKSIIRLRLDGALHPMFTLPRGAHAAVVTRIKVIAGLDIAQTRLPQDGRLKIRIAGQNADIRVSTAPTVFGERVVMRLLDASSEVRSLDTIGLDEQQQALARTLLAVPHGILFVTGPTGSGKTTTLYSFLLQLHDAERNIMTIEDPVEYQIEGIAQTQVNPQIGLTFASGLRSFLRQDPDVIMVGETRDAETATIATQAALTGHLVLSTLHTNDACSAVTRLADMGVEPFLISGTLVGAVAQRLVRRLCPQCRQSRPLSPKEVDLFETHRVACQEVFFAPGCPHCLQTGYRGRSAIYEFYVPDETQKKLIAQGADHLSLRQAARDAGMRSLLENGLDRVAAGVTSLEEVLRVSSS; encoded by the coding sequence ATGAGTCCATTTGATGCTCAATTCCGCCTCCCTGGGATGTTTTTGCCGTGGGAGGTTGGTGAAGATTCGCGTTTAAAGGTCTTTGCGCTTGACTCGATGGATCACTCAGCGCTCCAGCAACACGTTAATTATCTTTCATATCGTTGCGCTGCAGAGGTCGTTGTTTTTCCGGTGAGCGCGGCGGAGTTGGCGGAACGCGAAGCACAGTTGTTACGTCAGGATGGTTCTGAAATTGGCGAAGGCGAAGCGTCTCTTGGCGGTGTTGGTGGCGCTTCGGATGACTTTCGCGTCGAAGATTTATTGGCCGCTTCGGCCAATGATGCGCCGGTTATTCAGTTCGTTGGCAAGCTGCTGCAACGGGCGCTCGATCAGCAGGCCAGTGATATTCACATCGAGCCGTACCGCGAAAAGAGTATTATCCGTTTGCGCCTTGATGGAGCGTTGCATCCGATGTTTACGCTCCCGCGTGGTGCACATGCGGCGGTCGTTACCCGAATTAAAGTTATTGCTGGTCTGGATATCGCGCAGACTCGTTTGCCGCAGGATGGTCGTTTGAAAATTCGTATTGCCGGGCAAAATGCCGATATTCGGGTTTCAACGGCGCCAACGGTGTTTGGCGAACGGGTCGTCATGCGTTTGTTGGATGCCAGCTCTGAGGTTCGTTCGCTTGATACGATTGGGTTGGATGAGCAACAACAAGCGTTGGCGCGCACGCTGTTAGCGGTGCCACACGGTATTTTATTTGTCACGGGGCCAACGGGTAGTGGGAAGACGACGACGCTGTACTCCTTTCTGTTGCAGTTGCATGATGCCGAACGCAATATTATGACTATTGAAGATCCGGTCGAGTATCAGATAGAGGGAATTGCGCAAACACAGGTTAATCCGCAGATTGGCCTAACGTTTGCGTCGGGGCTCCGTTCGTTCCTCCGTCAAGACCCTGACGTAATCATGGTTGGTGAAACCCGCGATGCCGAAACGGCAACAATTGCAACGCAGGCGGCATTGACTGGTCACTTGGTGCTTTCTACGCTGCATACGAATGATGCGTGCAGTGCGGTTACCCGTCTTGCGGATATGGGTGTTGAGCCATTTTTAATTTCAGGTACTTTGGTGGGGGCGGTGGCGCAGCGTTTGGTGCGCCGGTTGTGTCCGCAGTGCCGTCAGTCGCGTCCGCTAAGTCCGAAGGAAGTTGATCTTTTTGAAACGCATCGAGTTGCTTGTCAGGAAGTGTTTTTTGCTCCTGGCTGTCCGCATTGTTTGCAAACGGGCTATCGCGGGCGGAGTGCGATCTATGAGTTTTATGTTCCTGATGAGACGCAGAAAAAGCTAATTGCGCAGGGCGCGGATCATTTGAGCTTGCGGCAAGCGGCACGTGATGCGGGTATGCGCAGCTTGCTGGAAAATGGTCTTGATCGGGTGGCGGCCGGAGTAACATCGCTTGAAGAGGTTTTGCGAGTGTCGTCGTCATGA
- a CDS encoding heavy metal translocating P-type ATPase, translating into MAQSACHHCLLPVTTEAAIHETVDGEERLFCCKGCQGVYHVIHDAGFQAFYAKRNDWQPGPPEEAGDIAAELVAPFIRTTEDGEQEIDLSIGGIRCASCIWLVEHFVGKTAGVTTIRVNYATHRARLRWNPALTDIRTLLRQIFSIGYHPVPFTQSDYEARLQHEKRDLLIRFASAGLLTMQLMLYTFALYAGYFQGMEPLYRTAMEVIAWGLTTPVLFYSGAPFWQSAWSGMKNRTLNMDFLIVLGSASAYFYSIIAVFVGREIYFDVTCMIISLILLGRLIEAGAKGSACDAVASLFRLQPKDARRWENGQATLVPLESLRAGDLVEILPGSSIPLDAHVVEGISEVDESMLTGESMPVTKQQGDELIGGTMNRYGRLVAQVVRTGEATVLAQIIRTVEEAQNRKAPIETVAERVVTWFTPAIVALAVLTFVGWYWSGGEFIPALMTGVAVLVISCPCALGLATPLAILVSTTSLSRRGIMVKGGDVMESAARVRHIFFDKTGTLTEGKPQLVAALSTSATLSREALITLAAAVERSSEHVLAQAIVQAVPAGRSFPQTEGFQAHPGQGVSATVEGAQVLVGKRGFLQMSGIVITQEQAEEWNAFAATGKTTVGVARSGILLGLLAIADTVRAEAASAISRLQQQGNQVVMLTGDSALVALHVGESLGIAPENCRAELSPLDKSTHIRTAKERGEYVAMVGDGINDAPALIEAHVGIAVGKATDIALESADVIFMRPDIALLPPFLRQSRRTLSIIRQNLFWAFSYNVVAIPLAVTGFIHPVISAAMMAISSLIVVGNSLRLKRS; encoded by the coding sequence ATGGCACAGAGCGCGTGTCACCACTGCCTCCTTCCTGTCACCACGGAAGCCGCTATTCACGAAACCGTTGATGGCGAAGAGCGGCTTTTCTGCTGCAAAGGGTGTCAAGGTGTATACCACGTTATTCACGATGCTGGGTTTCAGGCTTTCTACGCGAAGCGGAACGACTGGCAACCCGGCCCGCCGGAAGAGGCTGGTGATATCGCCGCCGAGCTCGTCGCCCCTTTTATCCGCACCACCGAAGATGGCGAGCAGGAAATTGATCTGAGCATCGGCGGCATCCGCTGTGCCTCGTGCATTTGGCTGGTAGAACATTTCGTTGGAAAAACCGCTGGCGTTACTACCATTCGTGTCAACTACGCCACCCACCGCGCGCGCCTGCGCTGGAATCCCGCACTCACCGATATTCGCACCTTGCTACGGCAGATTTTTTCGATCGGCTATCATCCCGTCCCCTTCACGCAGTCTGATTACGAAGCGCGCTTACAACACGAAAAGCGCGACCTGCTGATCCGCTTCGCTTCTGCTGGACTCTTGACCATGCAACTCATGCTCTACACTTTTGCGCTCTACGCCGGATATTTTCAGGGAATGGAGCCTCTTTATCGCACGGCTATGGAAGTTATCGCGTGGGGACTGACCACACCAGTGCTGTTCTATTCCGGCGCGCCATTTTGGCAGAGCGCGTGGTCTGGCATGAAAAATCGCACCCTGAACATGGACTTCCTGATCGTCCTCGGCTCGGCCAGCGCCTACTTCTACAGTATCATCGCCGTGTTTGTTGGTCGTGAAATCTACTTTGATGTTACGTGCATGATCATCTCGCTCATTCTGCTGGGGCGCTTAATTGAAGCGGGAGCCAAAGGGAGCGCCTGCGACGCTGTGGCCTCGCTGTTTCGCCTGCAACCAAAAGATGCGCGCCGTTGGGAAAACGGTCAGGCAACACTCGTACCGCTGGAATCGTTGCGCGCCGGCGATCTGGTCGAAATTCTCCCAGGAAGTTCGATACCGCTCGACGCACACGTGGTCGAAGGGATTTCAGAAGTGGATGAATCAATGCTAACGGGCGAATCGATGCCCGTTACCAAACAACAGGGCGACGAACTGATTGGCGGCACCATGAACCGCTATGGCCGCTTGGTCGCGCAGGTGGTACGCACTGGCGAGGCCACCGTACTGGCGCAGATCATCCGTACCGTCGAAGAGGCACAAAACCGTAAAGCGCCTATCGAAACCGTGGCCGAGCGGGTCGTTACGTGGTTTACACCTGCCATTGTTGCCCTCGCCGTGCTGACTTTTGTGGGATGGTATTGGAGTGGCGGCGAATTTATCCCCGCCCTGATGACCGGCGTTGCCGTATTGGTTATTTCCTGCCCCTGCGCGCTGGGACTCGCTACGCCGCTCGCAATCCTTGTTTCGACCACTTCGCTGTCGCGCCGCGGCATCATGGTTAAAGGGGGCGATGTCATGGAAAGTGCCGCGCGCGTGCGCCACATCTTTTTTGATAAAACTGGCACACTGACCGAAGGGAAACCCCAACTGGTAGCGGCGCTCAGCACATCGGCCACACTCAGCCGCGAAGCGCTCATCACCCTTGCAGCCGCCGTTGAACGCTCGTCGGAACACGTTTTGGCGCAAGCTATCGTGCAAGCGGTTCCCGCAGGAAGATCATTCCCGCAAACCGAAGGCTTTCAGGCACATCCCGGCCAAGGGGTTAGCGCTACCGTGGAGGGAGCACAAGTACTGGTTGGCAAACGGGGGTTTTTGCAAATGTCAGGCATTGTTATCACGCAGGAACAGGCAGAAGAATGGAACGCTTTCGCCGCCACAGGGAAAACCACCGTTGGCGTCGCACGTTCTGGGATATTGCTGGGACTTTTAGCCATTGCCGATACGGTTCGCGCTGAAGCCGCCAGTGCCATCAGCCGCCTGCAGCAGCAAGGCAATCAAGTGGTCATGCTGACTGGTGATAGCGCACTGGTCGCTTTGCACGTAGGGGAATCGCTCGGTATCGCACCGGAAAACTGCCGCGCCGAACTGAGCCCACTAGATAAATCGACTCACATTCGCACCGCCAAAGAACGTGGCGAATACGTCGCGATGGTCGGCGACGGCATTAACGACGCCCCTGCGCTGATCGAAGCGCACGTTGGGATTGCTGTCGGCAAAGCGACGGATATTGCACTGGAAAGCGCCGATGTCATTTTCATGCGCCCAGATATTGCCCTGCTCCCACCTTTTTTGCGGCAATCGCGCCGCACACTCTCGATCATCCGGCAAAACCTTTTCTGGGCGTTTTCGTACAATGTCGTAGCGATACCGCTGGCCGTCACTGGATTTATCCATCCGGTTATCTCAGCCGCTATGATGGCCATCAGCTCGCTGATCGTGGTGGGGAACTCGCTGCGACTAAAAAGGAGCTGA
- a CDS encoding PulJ/GspJ family protein — MKRHTAGRGFTLVEILVALAISSILYALGASMTQSLMSSVERGREQDRLLEGHRMVRWLARDFRMAVSHVPFALTTDQGKLLLVTFGTTHSQVVPGQTVSVAYRVEEHPQVPGEFWYVRHEKGSHSAQLSTWLLPIREVHLSVVAVANQARTENVRRDSPPEFLQIAVSPALRPQTIYQTLETPYVLALTPQKP; from the coding sequence ATGAAACGGCATACGGCGGGACGTGGTTTTACGTTAGTCGAGATACTGGTTGCGCTGGCGATTAGTTCTATTCTGTATGCTCTGGGCGCGAGTATGACGCAATCGCTGATGAGTTCTGTCGAGCGGGGTCGTGAGCAGGATCGTTTGCTTGAAGGGCATCGAATGGTGCGCTGGTTGGCGCGAGATTTTCGCATGGCGGTATCGCATGTTCCGTTCGCCCTTACGACTGATCAGGGGAAATTGCTCTTGGTGACGTTCGGAACAACTCATTCACAAGTTGTTCCGGGGCAAACGGTCAGTGTGGCCTACCGTGTTGAGGAGCATCCGCAGGTGCCAGGGGAATTTTGGTATGTGCGTCATGAAAAAGGGAGTCATTCGGCACAACTTTCAACGTGGTTACTCCCTATTCGCGAGGTGCATCTTTCGGTTGTTGCCGTAGCGAACCAGGCTCGAACGGAGAATGTGCGTCGTGATTCCCCCCCGGAATTTTTACAAATAGCTGTCTCACCTGCTTTGCGACCACAAACTATTTACCAAACTTTGGAAACACCGTATGTCCTTGCCCTTACGCCCCAAAAGCCATAA
- a CDS encoding type II secretion system protein GspK, with product MSLPLRPKSHKSSRAERGSVLIYVLVLGAALLSVVHIFYLQRQQGLDELYFEAQEQQALLLAKATQQQASATLLRHLSAFEPLPWQQWPHHWERENRYEEFSVKGSLLPANGLWNINNLTQMFWEDLFREWCKLNKIDDSWLAEVKEVLRSARGDLIPLDRMAQLDLVSPTFRSLPVAQRERVYTLFTALPETESRVYINTAPSSLVLATAGALNQQVAEVIVSNRARRHYLEMGEIYTIGILDIHQFQYLERIFTTRVTWYRLDITVQHRPSGRTYRYEGLMYPDGKLHFWYEHLAAMS from the coding sequence ATGTCCTTGCCCTTACGCCCCAAAAGCCATAAGTCATCCCGCGCTGAGCGGGGATCGGTTTTGATTTACGTATTAGTGCTTGGTGCGGCGCTGCTGAGTGTCGTGCATATTTTCTATTTACAACGTCAACAAGGTTTGGATGAGTTATATTTTGAAGCGCAGGAACAGCAGGCGCTTTTGCTGGCCAAAGCGACGCAACAGCAGGCTTCGGCCACTTTATTGCGCCATTTGAGTGCTTTCGAGCCGCTTCCGTGGCAACAGTGGCCACATCATTGGGAGCGGGAAAATCGTTATGAAGAATTTTCAGTTAAGGGGAGCTTGCTTCCTGCAAATGGTCTGTGGAATATCAACAATCTGACGCAGATGTTTTGGGAAGATCTTTTTCGCGAATGGTGCAAGTTGAACAAGATTGATGATAGCTGGCTTGCGGAGGTCAAGGAGGTGCTCCGCTCCGCTCGTGGTGATTTGATTCCGTTGGATCGAATGGCGCAGCTTGATCTCGTTTCGCCTACTTTTCGCTCTTTGCCCGTAGCGCAACGGGAGCGAGTTTATACGCTTTTTACGGCATTGCCGGAAACTGAGTCGCGCGTATACATCAATACGGCACCTTCGTCATTGGTGCTTGCGACGGCGGGTGCGCTTAATCAGCAGGTGGCAGAAGTTATTGTGTCGAATCGCGCGCGTCGTCACTATCTTGAAATGGGCGAAATCTATACTATCGGAATCTTAGATATTCATCAGTTCCAGTATTTGGAGCGGATCTTTACTACACGGGTGACATGGTACCGACTTGATATTACGGTGCAGCACCGTCCTTCTGGGCGGACGTACCGGTACGAAGGGTTGATGTATCCGGACGGGAAGCTCCATTTCTGGTACGAGCATCTTGCGGCAATGAGTTGA
- a CDS encoding secretin N-terminal domain-containing protein: protein MSINWYGSVVRLALVLLCSLSIWIAPTLANESSGGSQQASGDIVLNFDSVSIEELLSLVSDVTGKNFVYDPAGLRKTLSLYSRNPLPRENLFPLFTSILDQNGMSLVEEQGVYHVIPNKDVIRRNPPLKGEAKLSLDATVRTFILPLDYLDATQTVNVIRPFLSPSGIVTALKEMELLVITDTERSVLTVRRLLEAIDRKSQSVVLRSIEILHAPLEDVVKKLGTLLVAFRPQDKPVILDNPQNNSVIVAGHRASVEYAQEIIQVLDTPRTTARENTQIFTLQYAKAEGVATILTEALKSTAGGEQAPSFTIIADAETNNLLFSGAPELSHEVKRIVERLDLPKKQVLVEALIMETSVTDRFDLGVNWQVADAYDQGQKVVSGAFLPSGALQTSSPLAGTFSLGVLGRTISYQGNAFATIGGLVNALRKEGHTNILMNPQILTSDNTEAEVMVGENRPFMTSEKYYENDARPVSTYEYRDVGISLKIKPLINEKNDITLDIAQEITEVADVAQVADRPITRKRNTKTTVTVPDGGIMVLSGLLKDNQSNSVSGVPCLMGLPILGQAFRGYGSTTDKTNLMIFIRVKVLENPERASDFSREQQKLHEQSLDEWREELGGQRTVIERVLESQ, encoded by the coding sequence ATGTCTATAAACTGGTATGGCTCGGTGGTTCGGTTGGCGCTGGTATTGCTTTGTTCGCTGTCAATATGGATTGCGCCGACGTTGGCGAATGAGTCTTCCGGAGGGTCGCAGCAAGCGAGTGGTGATATTGTCCTCAATTTTGATAGTGTCAGTATTGAAGAATTATTGTCGCTTGTCAGCGATGTAACGGGGAAAAACTTTGTGTACGATCCGGCGGGATTACGCAAAACCCTTTCGCTGTATTCGCGTAATCCGTTGCCGCGCGAGAATCTTTTCCCCTTGTTTACATCGATTCTTGATCAAAATGGGATGAGTTTGGTTGAGGAGCAGGGTGTATATCACGTTATTCCCAACAAAGATGTTATCCGGCGTAATCCGCCTTTGAAGGGTGAAGCTAAATTGTCGCTTGATGCGACGGTACGGACGTTTATTTTGCCGCTGGACTACTTAGATGCAACGCAAACCGTGAATGTTATTCGCCCGTTTCTTTCGCCATCGGGGATTGTAACCGCTCTGAAGGAGATGGAACTGCTGGTTATCACGGATACGGAGCGGAGTGTTTTAACGGTGCGCCGTCTGTTAGAAGCGATAGACCGAAAGAGTCAGTCAGTCGTGTTGCGGAGTATTGAAATTTTGCACGCTCCGCTGGAAGATGTGGTGAAAAAGCTGGGTACGTTGCTGGTGGCGTTTCGCCCTCAGGATAAGCCGGTTATTTTAGACAACCCACAAAATAATTCTGTCATCGTTGCTGGGCACCGAGCCAGTGTGGAATACGCGCAGGAAATTATTCAGGTGCTGGATACGCCGCGCACAACAGCGCGCGAAAATACGCAGATTTTTACCCTGCAATATGCAAAAGCCGAAGGGGTGGCGACGATCCTTACGGAAGCACTGAAGAGTACGGCGGGTGGCGAGCAGGCTCCGAGTTTTACGATCATCGCTGATGCTGAGACGAATAACTTGCTTTTTAGTGGAGCGCCAGAGTTGTCGCACGAGGTAAAGCGCATTGTGGAACGGCTGGATCTTCCGAAAAAGCAAGTTCTTGTAGAAGCCTTGATTATGGAAACGTCAGTGACGGATCGTTTTGATTTAGGAGTAAATTGGCAAGTGGCTGATGCCTACGATCAAGGACAAAAGGTTGTTTCTGGTGCTTTTTTGCCGAGCGGAGCGTTGCAAACGAGTAGTCCTCTGGCCGGAACGTTTAGTCTTGGGGTATTAGGTCGCACAATTTCCTATCAGGGGAATGCGTTTGCTACGATTGGTGGTTTAGTCAATGCGTTGCGTAAAGAGGGTCACACGAATATTTTAATGAACCCTCAGATTTTGACGAGTGACAATACCGAAGCGGAAGTGATGGTGGGCGAAAACCGTCCGTTTATGACTTCGGAAAAATACTATGAAAATGATGCAAGACCTGTTAGCACGTACGAGTATCGTGATGTGGGGATAAGCCTAAAAATTAAGCCGCTGATTAACGAAAAAAATGATATTACGCTCGATATTGCTCAGGAAATAACGGAGGTTGCTGATGTAGCGCAGGTTGCCGATCGGCCTATTACGCGGAAGCGGAATACGAAAACAACGGTAACGGTGCCGGATGGCGGTATTATGGTACTGAGTGGCCTCTTAAAGGATAATCAGAGTAATTCTGTCTCTGGTGTTCCGTGCTTAATGGGTCTGCCGATTCTTGGGCAGGCGTTCCGTGGTTATGGTTCGACGACGGATAAAACCAATTTGATGATTTTTATTCGGGTGAAAGTGCTGGAAAATCCGGAACGAGCCAGTGACTTCTCGCGTGAGCAGCAGAAGCTCCATGAGCAAAGTTTAGATGAATGGCGCGAAGAGCTTGGTGGGCAGCGAACCGTTATTGAACGGGTGTTGGAGTCCCAATGA
- a CDS encoding type IV pilus modification PilV family protein: MRRNKRLLWHSAKGFSLLEVLIALAVGALLFLAVAQLQSHGLSIALSHDERLRQQLAAYSLVIGGEQWTVDTAGLQRKAGREVAPRMPLLEVRRGDRVMLAYPFWPVEVKR; encoded by the coding sequence ATGCGGCGGAATAAGCGACTTTTGTGGCACTCGGCGAAGGGATTTAGTTTGCTCGAAGTATTGATTGCTTTGGCCGTTGGCGCATTACTTTTTTTGGCTGTGGCACAGTTGCAGAGCCATGGGCTTTCGATTGCTCTCTCGCATGATGAACGGTTGCGCCAGCAGCTTGCGGCGTATAGCTTGGTGATTGGTGGTGAGCAATGGACGGTCGATACGGCGGGATTGCAGCGCAAAGCGGGGCGAGAAGTTGCACCGAGGATGCCGCTCTTGGAAGTGCGCCGTGGTGATCGGGTGATGCTTGCGTATCCGTTCTGGCCGGTAGAGGTAAAACGATGA